The nucleotide sequence GTTTGCGTGTTAGGTCCATGACTTCTAGTTGGTGTTTGATGTCTAGGCTGCTGGTGGGTTCGTCGAGGAGCAGGACTTGGGCTTCTTGGGCTATGCTGCGTGCAATGAGAACTCTTTGTTGTTCTCCACCGCTAAGTTCATAGAAGTCGCGTAGTGCAAGGTGTTCGATGTTTAGTTTTTTTAGGGCTGCCCAGACTTTTTCGTTGTCTTTTTCGCTGCTTTGCCACGTGAAGTGTGGTCTTCTGCCCATTAGCACTACTTCAAAAACTGGGAGCGCGTCGGAGTTGGCTACTGTGTTTTGGGGAACGTAGCCTATGTATTTGGCAACGTCTAAGCGGCTCATTTTTTTGATTTCTTTGCCGTCTACTGCGATTTTGCCTTGTTTGGGTTGGAGAATTTTGTTTATGCATTTGAGCAGGGTTGTTTTTCCTGAGCCGTTGGGGCCTATCATGCCTAAAACTTCGGATTCTTGGAGCGTTAGGGATACGTTTTGGAGTGAGGGGGTGCTGTTGTAGCTGAAGGTTAGGTCCTGTACGGTTATGTTCATTGCTTGGGCTTCTCCTGTAGTTTAACAGTGCGTTAGGGTATATGAGTGTTACTTTTTGCTAAAAAGTTAACACAACATATAAGTATTACTTTTCTGTAGAGGCGTAATACCGTGATTAGCATGAAAAAGTACATGTCTCTTGGCATAATCCTCATAATCATACTTGCATCCTCCATCGTGGTAGGCTATAGCCAAAACTGGTTCCAGCCCACACAAGAAACCCCCCAACCCTCCAAAAGCCCCACCCCAACCGCCACACCCGCTGCTACACCTTCCCCTTCACCAAGCACTTCGCCAACGCCCGTTGCCGTGGCTTCGATGGCTGTGGTTTTGGAAGTTTTTGGAAACGCCAACATGGATGATGCTGTAGACCAAGACGACGTAGATTATCTTGACCAGATAATTGCTGGTAGCGCAGATGCCACTGCCTTTGCCGACGCCAACAACGACGGCGCAGTTGATGAAGCTGACAAGACGCAGGTCACTGCCCTACTAAACGGGGAAGCATCTAGCATTGTCTTGCTTGACGGCAACGGCGCTACTATAACGGTTTCTTTGCCCGCAGAACGCATAGTCATCGAGTATATCCAAAACGCCGAGTTGATTCGAGTGTTGGAGCTTGAAGACAACATTGTCGGCATAGACTACTGCGTTGACGTGCTCAAGGACTTTTATTTCCCCGAGAACCCCGACATAACCTCTGTAGGTCAAATGTACACGCCCGACTACGAAGCCGTCCTAAACGTAGACCCCGACGTTCTGCTAACGTTCTCCTCAGCAACCGAAGAAAAAGCCCAAAAACTGCCTGGCGTTGACGTAATCTTCTTGGGCTTGTATTACCCCAACGTGACAAACCCTGAAACCTCCAGCTTCATCCAAGGCATACTCAAAGCAGGCTACATCTTCGATAGAGTTCCTCAAGCAAACGCGTATGCAAGCTGGCTTTTAGACCTAACCCACAGCATAAACTCCAAAACAAGCGACCTCGCCGACAAACCCTCCGTCTTCATGACCAACTATCCCTACGACCCCTCCTCG is from Candidatus Bathyarchaeota archaeon and encodes:
- a CDS encoding ABC transporter ATP-binding protein, which translates into the protein MNITVQDLTFSYNSTPSLQNVSLTLQESEVLGMIGPNGSGKTTLLKCINKILQPKQGKIAVDGKEIKKMSRLDVAKYIGYVPQNTVANSDALPVFEVVLMGRRPHFTWQSSEKDNEKVWAALKKLNIEHLALRDFYELSGGEQQRVLIARSIAQEAQVLLLDEPTSSLDIKHQLEVMDLTRKLVTQKNLAAVVAIHDLNLAYRYCDKIVMMEKGKIYAAGDAQTVLTTDSIKTVYGVEVMINNTNKIPYIVPLQALC
- a CDS encoding ABC transporter substrate-binding protein, translated to MKKYMSLGIILIIILASSIVVGYSQNWFQPTQETPQPSKSPTPTATPAATPSPSPSTSPTPVAVASMAVVLEVFGNANMDDAVDQDDVDYLDQIIAGSADATAFADANNDGAVDEADKTQVTALLNGEASSIVLLDGNGATITVSLPAERIVIEYIQNAELIRVLELEDNIVGIDYCVDVLKDFYFPENPDITSVGQMYTPDYEAVLNVDPDVLLTFSSATEEKAQKLPGVDVIFLGLYYPNVTNPETSSFIQGILKAGYIFDRVPQANAYASWLLDLTHSINSKTSDLADKPSVFMTNYPYDPSSATVSAYATIDTLGQVCILSGGDNIASAISGYGNTSSFKVDAEWIISQNPEYIFLHTVRYTFSGVMRGDPAQGLNVDDITSIKDCLETYLARPEFAELDAFKNGNVHIIAGDFRNNAMGGVLGAVYLAKTLHPDLFADLNPETIHQQYLTEFMHLNYDLDEHGVFLYPPLTIDNDTVGIPNGSE